Part of the Hevea brasiliensis isolate MT/VB/25A 57/8 chromosome 16, ASM3005281v1, whole genome shotgun sequence genome is shown below.
GCTTGCATATTTGCTGAACGCCTCCGCATCTACTGGCTCTGCTCTTACTGCTCTCTTGAAGTAATCTTCTGCTCTGTTTACACAAACAAATATTAATTAACAGCTTCTTCAAGTTGGACAAGACTTTTTGGTGAAAATGGCTTGTGCTGATCCACCATATTTTACCACCACACCACATATTTCCTATCATGACTTCAAGAAAACCACCAAAATATATTTGCAAAATGACaagtgtaattaattaaaacGACTTGTACTTTGAGCGTCTAAGAATAAACCAAGAGATCTAGTTCTACGTTCTAACAATAATTTTTTAACTTGCTAAAATATCAACCTAATTTTAACATTTATCTTCAACGGCTGCAACAGAACTGGAGAGGAAGCATACGTTCACCAACAATGCAATGAAATTATATAAAGACTTCAAACCTTAACGTGAAAAATTGATGGAGATTTTTATACCTGTTGTAATCATGAGCGACGACGTAGAGGAATTGAGCATAATTGGCTAGAAGAAGAGGATTATTAGGGTCTTGGGACAATCTCGTTTGATACAGTAGCTCTGTTCTAAAATAATCTGAATAATCATCCGGCTCAACATTTGCTTTTATGGGTGAAACAAATCTCTGCGTGGTCTCATGATCAAGAACCTGCATTTTTGAGGCTTCGTCTACAATTGAATTCCATGTACACTCCTCTTCTCTCGTTCCTTGCCCTGATACTGACTCTGCTTCCTCTGTAGTCCTTAGAGAGGTCAATTGCGAAGCACCATCAGGGACAAATGTTCTAAATTGGTCCGACCGGTCGAACAGACCGTCACCATCAGTTCCACTGGCAACCGGCCTGACCTTACCACCATCGCCATTGTTACCGCCGATCAAAGTCGATTTGCCACCTGAGGAAGATATTGAAAACGTTTTTAATGAGGAAGAATCAAACTTTTGTCTGTTTTGGTCTTGAATTTCAACCACTGAAACACTTTCAGTGGTGGCTGCATAAGACACAGGTGGCGGCGCGGCTGCAATTGCGACGTTACTGCCCATAGAATATACTGTGAAATTAGCAAGCAGAATCATCACATACACCATTAGAGTCGGTGTGTGTGAGAACACTTGTTGAAATAACCAAACGAAGGAACCATGCAATTCTTTCTGTACTCGAACAATAATCCCCTGCAAATCTTCAGTGAACAGAAGCTCTCTCATTTGCAAAAAATAGCTATGTAGTTCTCGAATTATAAACACCATAGAAGAAAAAGCCCTTTTCACTGAACAGTAAGCAGATTCCCCTACTTCCCTGAATCCCTCTTGCCATTGCATCTTTCTCTTTATCATtcgaagcgaaagagggaggttaGTGCTGTTCGCTTTCCGTTCGATACTGGCTGGAATAATATCATCCCTCTCAGACCAATCCGGTGGCTCTTGTTGAATTTCTGGCCACGGAGGTTCTACAGAATCCAGAGGGAATTGTCTCTGATTCTGTAAACTTGAAGATTCTTGAGTGATACTGTTATAACTCTCTGAGCTACTCACGCCATGAGTATCTCTGGAATCAGAGACCGTCTCCGATCCCAAATCCACTTCGCTACTGACATAGTCGCCATTGTCATCTGAGAGTTGGAATCTGAGTGCCAGCTCTTGGATTTTCTTGGAAAATTCTTCGTCGAAGAAGGCATCTAAGCTTGCACTGCAAGCTGTTTTTACAGTGCGAGCTCTCGATTTTCGATGTTCACAAGACCATGACTTGCGGAGTTTTGTTGATGAAGTGTCAAGCAGAGCGAACCTGTCAAGCCTGTGTACATATCGACACATGAGACCTGCAGCTGCAGTTCCATCTGAACAGCACCGTTTTTTTGAGGAAGGAGATGAGATTGTAGAGGCTAGGGTTTGAGAGGACGAAGAAGAATGAGTTATAATTGGCTGCGACCATTGAAAACAGGCCGTAGCTACTTTCACGCCCATTTTTCTCAGCAAAAAGCAAGATAAAGTTGATTACTTTAGAGAGAGCTTAAAAAGCCAAACAGAGAGTGAATAAAGAAACGAAATCCAAGTCCCTGAAAATCAACAGATCTGATAAAAAGTCTTTGCTTTACTTTTTCCTTCTGTATTTTTTTTCTCTCCTTGAATTTTCTTGTACAACCTGAAAATCAACGAAAGCAATCAAATATGTCAAACAACTAACAAAAATTTCAAACAATCTTATCCAAATCTCTCACTGTTTTCCCACAGAGGAAATCAGAATCTGAGGCTTTGAAGTGCAAAATACTAACTAATAAATTTCTAATCTCCATAACCAATCATCACTTTCCACGAAAATCGGATCAGAAAAGAAAacccaaaaccaaaaaaaaaaaaaaaaagggggatgTAAAACGACGACAATGAAAGTGAGAGAGATCCAAGAAAGGAGAAGTTAAATATATTCTGAAAAAATTGCGAGATTTGTACCAACCTCGATGAATCTCCTCCGTATTTTATTCTCGAATAAAACCCCGGCGAAGGATTCCTGCGAGAAGCTACAAAGCGAAGTACGAACCGTAACTTCACTTTATTAGAAGACAGAAAGCTCCTCCGCTCCTGTCCGTTATATATACACACAGTCACACACTCGATGACTCTGTCTCTCTgctataataataatgataataataattatcATCCCACGGAACGCCAATTAAAATCAGCGTAAAAACAAATAACAGCGTAACAACAGACGGTACAAATGCAGGAGGTAACTGGGAATTAAGGTAACCGGTGACCCTGAGACAAGGACGAAAGGTtttccatttttatttatttaggctGTTTGGATTAACAGTTGAATATAACTGATAGCTGTTAGCTGATAActgttactgttagctgataactgatagctgatgatagctaTTTTATATTAAAGGAGTGTTTGATTTACCTAttgggtgcagctgatagctgatagacacccaaatgaGTAAATTGTGATGTTtgataagtttaaaaaaatagagctgatagctgatgggcaactgatatgatacccatcattGCGGTTTTGTATCGACTCtatttttagaaatttatttctcatcagctgataactgatctagttttattttttattttgaccatattatccttttttatttaacttgaaaattaataatatcaatatttttatttttttatttgtaattttaatattttcattaatgtatttcaactttattaaaatattttttattaataacataaaatataaaatatttatttatatccaaaaacttaaaattaattataaatttttctattaacaataataattattttattattttatctatatttttaaaattatttaattattttaaaaaataattattttcttatttcaataataaaataaatgatataatataaaagattaataattatatatttatttaaataatataatatattaatttaataattatatatttaatttaacaataaaataaataatataatgtaataaatttataattttatatttatttaaataataaaataaattatatgatatatacccttattagtcatttcacatattaacagcaacagctaaatataattttaccaaacacttaatataaaacatCTATCATCAGTTATCAGTTATCATTTATGATATACTATCGACTATGACTATCACTAATGTTATCGATTGTATTAaacagttaatccaaacaggcccTTGAAATgattaataagggtatatatcatataatttattttattatttaaataaatataaaattataaatttattacattatattatttattttattattaaattaagtatataattattaaattaatatattatattatttaaataaatatataattattaatcttttatattatatcatttattttattattgaaataagaaaataattatttttttaagataattaaataattttaaaaatatagataaaataataaaataattattattgttaatagaaaatttataattaattttaagtttttggatataaataaatattttatattttatgttattaataaaaaatattttaacaaagttaaaatacattaattaaaatattaaaattataaataaaaaataaaaatgttaataatattaattttcaagttaaataaaaaaggataatatggtcaaaataaaaaataaaatcagatcagttatcagctgatgagaaacagctctaaaaatataGATGATACAAACTGCAGTTGATGGGTATCATATCGACGCCCATCGCTATCACTCTATTTTTTAAGCTCACAAACATCACAATTTACTGTTTGATGTCTATCATTTGTCTATTAATCAAGCGGTTAAACCAAATACCCCCTTATTATAGAACGGGTCCGGGTCAGTTTGCGATTACCCACATGTGAGGTAGGAGGAAATCGAGAATTTGGATTTGGAGTCCTACTCGGCTGGTTTCACGGACATCTCGATCTGCTCCGGCCTTTTAAAGTACCACGTGTTCACGCTTACTGTCAACTCTCCTTTTATTGGCTGTTGAAACCGTGATTTTAAGGAAAAATCTTCtgcactaaaatatttatatccatttaattaacaattaatatatttttaaaataataataaatcttaTTATAgcctaattaatataattttaattattaattacgtTCCTTTCGTGTCACAATTGTCATTTTTTTTCAATCGAAATTTTTTACAAAATATTTTGAGATGTTCAGGAAAATCTTGAATTAATTTTCTGTTTTTAGTtcaaaataattctttaatttaaattaaactcaaATTATCAATAATCAGTGTAAAATATAAcgttaaatctaaaaataaaaattaaattcctAAATTAGATTTAACCCAGCCATCCCCTCTCCTTCCGTCACTATTTGTCGGCCACAACTCTTTATTTATCCAACGTTACAATGCTGTAAATAAAGAGAAGATGTATCAAATTTATCCAagctttttatattttaataattaataatttaaattgttaACTTTTAAACTATCTTTTGATTATAAGATAATTTCAAAATACGTATGTTAAATATAGACGATCCTTAAAATTTATCAAGAGAATAAatataatttcaaataattttttttatttgaagagTGTTAAAAATTATAGATATGATTTGATTGTTGGCCTCATGATTATCCCTATTAAAAATAGCTTAAGTCAATTTAGTTAAACTCTCCCTTATTATATAtttacttttagtttttttttttaatctatagtTAATGTGAAACTCTAACACTTGTTTCTCCATTATAATTAAATTAGACTACAAATTTATAAATTCAGCTATCACTTAAATGTAACTCATCTAGAGTTTAgccttatcttttttttttttttttcttggcacTGTgagtttatttcattttattagccCATAAATCCATTTGGGTGTGGCTTGCTGTGACAAGTGTCCACTACACTTTTTCAAGAGTgctaaaatttattgaaatgattcaaTTACtgagtttgtgtcatgacccaacctatgggccggactggcactaggatctgggccagcctaaagcctccgaggcccgtaataagcctaactattcacttaatccaactctaaggcccatttgggcccaatttaaaGAAATCAACCGAACTGAGTCCGACCCTAAAATGGACATTTCAACgggaagtttttgactcacccgacctgtaaaacacaataaatactcaattggggagctcagctcaccctccacatactcatcagcataaaaataaatgggagctcagctccctcatccaatccatcaaacatgcatagaatattaagtttacaggtccaaaataataatttagtttacagacccatatcaaataaatatttctaacacatgcagaaattctataaatttatagaattatacaagcatgaataaataacctgcgagggagaaagcaggttaacctcaaaaatatcctcttgtggcctggaaaaatattgaacaggagtgagcgttcgactcagagagtaaaatatcaattttaaccataatctctataactatctaaaactaatgcaccctgtggagtgaaatgcaacatcagcaacaattcacatcataacagcaaaaaggtaatttggagcactcacacacccagtaatatcaatcataatatatgggagctgatcccctatctgactctcttaaatccaactggtgccgaagaactcaagccggactttcgcttaataaaccaaatcggggtcccagcgaagaactcaagccgtgactaccccgaaggaccggatcccagcgaagatctcaagccgtgtctactcgtcctatctatagtccacaccacatcacacgcacaccaacgcacgcacactgctccaaattaccacaacaacatccatagcactttaacagttataaatgcaatataaaacgtgcatagagtttatctacatagatacatacctataagtgatgcatggacatgcttgaacataaaataatagtgaaattacaattacaattaatattttactcaccgacttgacaacggtcattgtggcggctgggcggaggaagaaggctgtcccggctcacctgacaattacattacaattatttaatacaaatgactcaatacaaatcaataaaagaCTAAGTACGTCCGaaatcgtgccgaaaatccggcagagtctcacatatacctaggacctacctaacctacaaaagggctcaaaacacacttctatattcacaatccatatatccacaactcaatcacatcacacaacccctcctgggcccatcaaatcagtcatccatcacaatatgtaaaatttcaatttagtccttataattgatcttttttgcaaaaactgcccaaaaaagatctaaaaattctaaaacttttccccgcggtccttagcaatattactaggctattgcaaaaagaatcataattttctgagctaccacgaatattttatggattttaaatcctatttaagcactagaaaattacgaaaaagtaaggtttgggtttacctttgtcgattccgactccggggacgcgctcgggatgtctgacaatggggcgGTAACCAAAATCTCGGTCCAAgtcggagacttttccgataaCGGGTCTGTGTAGCTGGAAATTTACAGACCTGGTCAACTATCGaattttccgcgaattgaggatacctacacgaagcccacaacacgggagttagtacataaaattttcagaattttctaagctcatttaatactcggaaaaatactgcgaagttccgtgggacccaccaaaaaacggtgtcagaaaattttgaaatttatatccccgagaagctctcgacgagtggagcgctctggtactctcagttttctcgtggggttcacggtttgcgagaaatctagcccgaaagtcaaaatggactaaaactttccgggtaaaaattggacaaaccgcttgatggatttcggtgttcttggtgtctatggaaagctctcaacgagtagatgagtttacaCACAAGACCCGgttcgattggtggccggatcggccggattttggccaggAAGTCGAAAAGTTGCTCGCGCAAGGGAGGGGCGTTCGCGCGCGtttttccggccgtttggggcggcggccggTGGGCTAGGACGGCTGGGGGtgggcgccggcgagctggggtggcaggggaggcggcggcgcggcaaggggaggagggaggagagagaaaaagagagagaaaggaagggaggtcggacgcgcgcggggaaggggaaagaagaaaaagaaaaggctggtccgattcgaccggtccgatctggtctggtttgattcggccggttcgattcaggatacaaaattttgaatttttactctgcctcgggatcgaaaacgaggttcaaaaattccgaaaaaaatttcagaaaactcagaaaaattcgtagactccaaatatatttttagttttgtcacgtggtctttaaattaatttttaaaaatcatctaaatttatattttcgaaaaatcgaacccgatttttaaaatccaaaaaatctcaaataattttttaaaatttaaataaaattaaaatatcaataatactcataaaataataaattttaaaatttttggggtgttacaatttgtaGTTACCTCAACTAAAATGACTTAATTTAATTTGGCTTCACCCCCTTACTATAGGACTCAACATAGACCAACTACTTTACATATAATATTtactataaaaattaaaaaaaaaactcattacAATCATTTATGTAAATATGTTaaactataattaaaaaattgaaaatataaatttttaacgaTTAGATAGTATTAATTTGTCAAAATATAGTTGTTACTAAATTACTTAAATTGCAATAAACTATAGTTAATGAAATAAGGGAAAGCTATATTTTTGTATTTAGTTTAAAAAAtgttaggtgaattactattggCAAATAATACTGGAATCGATCGCATTTATATACATTCTAAAGTAATTCTCCTGCAATTGCATGGGAGCTGAAATTTAAAATATCTTTCTAGAAGATTAGGCAATGACATGTAAATATTACTTCCAAATTAAGATTATTTTTGGAGAAAATAATGgacaataatttatttatttaattagcgTAGGATGATAATAAAGGAATACTTACCaagaattaatataaaaaaagaaaGGAGACAAATGAATTAAAGTTTGTCATGTGGGAAATAAAGAAACATGTGCTCTCTGAGTCGCATACGTACGTTCAAAGAGGTCGTCAATTGTTTATTGAATACTGCATGCATCAAACACTATTAAAGAAATGTATTCATTTGGTTTTATTTCCAGTccctttaataataaaaataataaaatgtaatggAAAAATACGACCCTACCCTTTaccactttttttttatttaattattatacttaTTAGTAGCTGTCTTTTCAATttctttttgcagtgggaatatttatgacaaaataaaatagagaaaaaaatatcCAGTTGAAGGGTAAGGCATTGACGGTCCAAAATAAAAGGCGAGAGCTGCTGAGATAAGGGAAGCTGTAAGCCAACTTGTTGCTGCATATATGTTTACATCGGGCGAAATTATGAGCTTCAATTGATACTGACATCAAATCtgcatatataaatattaaaaacataTGGATCGACGGCTAGTTTATTTCTTATTCCAGTAAGGTTTCATTCTAATATATCAAATTCTTTTGTCACCCATCATCACGATGATATTATTTGTTACTATTTATGTTTTTTCTTTTGCAAGTTGCGGGCGTGCTTAGAGTGAAAATTCTTGGGTATCACAATGGCCACCTTTTTTGTTTATGATAAGAGATTGATTTCGGCTGTTCTGATTactattgttttttttttctgataATCATCTCATTGTATATGAAATAGTGACGCGCACTTAAGGTGCCATGATGAGGGTATGAGACAAAGACAAATAAAACTTTGCAAAGAGAAAAGGCCGAACTGATTAATTGCTGATTAGAGACACAATTTACACGAACAACCAATAATACGTTTGaaaggaaattgaaaagaaagaaaacatCTATAATGCGGAACATTATCAATTTATCATATATCTTCATTACAAGTTTCAAGTGAAATAGACAAGGGCCCAaaagaatttgaaaaaaaaaaaaaaaaaaaagtttcactAGCCCTCTCAAAAGGAGGTCTCTTCTTCTTTGACTGCTTAAGCTACCTCTTGTTTTTTAAAATGACTTGTAGAGAATTATTAAACAATTACAAAACTAAAAAATGAAGAGAACGCTGTAGGCGGAAGGGTGAGTTAATCCAGCCACGCACAATATTTCCATTATAAAGTATTTATTGTTTGTAATGTCAATACATATAATATGATATTTTTAAGTTTCgcctttctttttttatttatcagGATATTCGTCTATGTCCGTTTTATGATCATATAAGATTAATTCTTTTagaatttatattttcttttttaataatgtattttctaaaaaaaaaaagctttaagTTCTCTTTTTTGAAGCATAATAACTTTATCATTTTACTCGATACTTAACTATAAATTTAGGACATTTTTTCAACCTACTACCTTAAATCTCATGTCCAGTGTATATAAGGAGAACACACAGCCATTATTGGCTGATGCCAATCCCATTTCATGTGATATTAATTTCATTGAATATCATATTTTCAACAaaatattttgggttgaaaaagaCTCTTCCTATAGTAGTGAGCAATCGATTCAAATCGAAcagaatcgaatcgaaccgaatcaaattatgaaaatcaaattacatattttagaaaacTGAACAAAAtcgaaattgatgaaaaattgaatcgaattgaatcgAATCATTATgtttcggtttggttcgattcaaACTAatcgattttaattttttattattttttaatttaaacttgatttttaaattatttaatttgatgTTGACCTCGGTTTAAACCTAATAACcct
Proteins encoded:
- the LOC110666359 gene encoding uncharacterized protein LOC110666359, which codes for MGVKVATACFQWSQPIITHSSSSSQTLASTISSPSSKKRCCSDGTAAAGLMCRYVHRLDRFALLDTSSTKLRKSWSCEHRKSRARTVKTACSASLDAFFDEEFSKKIQELALRFQLSDDNGDYVSSEVDLGSETVSDSRDTHGVSSSESYNSITQESSSLQNQRQFPLDSVEPPWPEIQQEPPDWSERDDIIPASIERKANSTNLPLSLRMIKRKMQWQEGFREVGESAYCSVKRAFSSMVFIIRELHSYFLQMRELLFTEDLQGIIVRVQKELHGSFVWLFQQVFSHTPTLMVYVMILLANFTVYSMGSNVAIAAAPPPVSYAATTESVSVVEIQDQNRQKFDSSSLKTFSISSSGGKSTLIGGNNGDGGKVRPVASGTDGDGLFDRSDQFRTFVPDGASQLTSLRTTEEAESVSGQGTREEECTWNSIVDEASKMQVLDHETTQRFVSPIKANVEPDDYSDYFRTELLYQTRLSQDPNNPLLLANYAQFLYVVAHDYNRAEDYFKRAVRAEPVDAEAFSKYASFLWRVRKDLCAAEETFLEAINADPTNSYYAANYAHFLWNTGAEDTCFPLCSQDNPQEL